A stretch of Gorilla gorilla gorilla isolate KB3781 chromosome 9, NHGRI_mGorGor1-v2.1_pri, whole genome shotgun sequence DNA encodes these proteins:
- the MARK2 gene encoding serine/threonine-protein kinase MARK2 isoform X11: MSSARTHLPTLNERDTEQPTLGHLDSKPSSKSNMIRGRNSATSADEQPHIGNYRLLKTIGKGNFAKVKLARHILTGKEVAVKIIDKTQLNSSSLQKLFREVRIMKVLNHPNIVKLFEVIETEKTLYLVMEYASGGEVFDYLVAHGRMKEKEARAKFRQIVSAVQYCHQKFIVHRDLKAENLLLDADMNIKIADFGFSNEFTFGNKLDTFCGSPPYAAPELFQGKKYDGPEVDVWSLGVILYTLVSGSLPFDGQNLKELRERVLRGKYRIPFYMSTDCENLLKKFLILNPSKRGTLEQIMKDRWMNVGHEDDELKPYVEPLPDYKDPRRTELMVSMGYTREEIQDSLVGQRYNEVMATYLLLGYKSSELEGDTITLKPRPSADLTNSSAPSPSHKVQRSVSANPKQRRFSDQAAGPAIPTSNSYSKKTQSNNAENKRPEEDRESGRKASSTAKVPASPLPGLERKKTTPTPSTNSVLSTSTNRSRNSPLLERASLGQASIQNGKDSTAPQRVPVASPSAHNISSSGGAPDRTNFPRGVSSRSTFHAGQLRQVRDQQNLPYGVTPASPSGHSQGRRGASGSIFSKFTSKFVRRNLSFRFARRPHVVGSGGNDKEKEEFREAKPRSLRFTWSMKTTSSMEPNEMMREIRKVLDANSCQSELHEKYMLLCMHGTPGHEDFVQWEMEVCKLPRLSLNGVRFKRISGTSMAFKNIASKIANELKL; encoded by the exons CCCACCTTGGGACACCTTGACTCCAAGCCCAGCAGTAAGTCCAACATGATTCGGGGCCGCAACTCAGCCACCTCTGCTGATGAGCAGCCCCACATTGGAAACTACCGGCTCCTCAAGACCATTGGCAAGGGTAATTTTGCCAAGGTGAAGTTGGCCCGACACATCCTGACTGGGAAAGAG GTAGCTGTGAAGATCATTGACAAGACTCAACTGAactcctccagcctccagaaa CTATTCCGCGAAGTAAGAATAATGAAGGTTTTGAATCATCCCAACATAG TTAAATTATTTGAAGTGATTGAGACTGAGAAAACGCTCTACCTTGTCATGGAGTACGCTAGTGGCG GAGAGGTATTTGATTACCTAGTGGCTCATGGcaggatgaaagaaaaagaggctcGAGCCAAATTCCGCCAG atAGTGTCTGCTGTGCAGTACTGTCACCAGAAGTTTATTGTTCATAGAGACTTAAAG GCAGAAAACCTGCTCTTGGATGCTGATATGAACATCAAGATTGCAGACTTTGGCTTCAGCAATGAATTCACCTTTGGGAACAAGCTGGACACCTTCTGTGGCAGTCCCCCTTATGCTGCTCCAGAACTCTTCCAGGGCAAAAAATATGATGGACCCGAGGTGGATGTGTGGAGCCTAGGAGTTATCCTCTATACACTGGTCAGCGGATCCCTGCCTTTTGATGGACAGAACCTCAAG GAGCTGCGGGAACGGGTACTGAGGGGAAAATACCGTATTCCATTCTACATGTCCACGGACTGTGAAAACCTGCTTAAGAAATTTCTCATTCTTAATCCCAGCAAGAGAGGCACTTTAGAG CAAATCATGAAAGATCGATGGATGAATGTGGGTCACGAAGATGATGAACTAAAGCCTTATGTGGAGCCACTCCCTGACTACAAGGACCCCCGGCGGACAG AGCTGATGGTGTCCATGGGTTATACACGGGAAGAGATCCAGGACTCGCTGGTGGGCCAGAGATACAACGAGGTGATGGCCACCTATCtgctcctgggctacaagagcTCCGAG ctGGAAGGCGACACCATCACCCTGAAACCCCGGCCTTCAGCTGATCTGACCAATAGCAGCGCCCCATCCCCATCCCACAAGGTACAGCGCAGCGTGTCGGCCAATCCCAAGCAGCGGCGCTTCAGCGACCAGG CAGCTGGTCCTGCCATTCCCACCTCTAATTCTTACTCTAAGAAGACTCAGAGTAACAACGCAGAAAATAAGCGGCCTGAGGAGGACCGGGAGTCAGGGCGGAAAGCCAGCAGCACAGCCAAGGTGCCTGCCAGCCCCCTGCCCGGTCTGGAGAGGAAGAAGACCACCCCAACCCCCTCCACG AACAGCGTCCTCTCCACCAGCACAAATCGAAGCAGGAATTCCCCACTTTTGGAGCGGGCCAGCCTCGGCCAGGCCTCCATCCAGAATGGTAAAGACAG CACAGCCCCCCAGCGTGTCCCTGTTGCCTCCCCATCCGCCCACAACATCAGCAGCAGTGGTGGAGCCCCAGACCGAACTAATTTCCCCCGGGGTGTGTCCAGCCGAAGCACCTTCCATGCTGGGCAGCTCCGACAGGTGCGGGACCAGCAGAATTTGCCCTACGGTGTGACCCCAGCCTCTCCCTCTGGCCACAGCCAGGGCCGGCGGGGGGCCTCTGGGAGCATCTTCAGCAAGTTCACCTCCAAGTTTGTACGCAG aaatctgtCTTTCAGGTTTGCCAGAAG ACCTCACGTGGTGGGCAGTGGCGGCAAcgacaaagaaaaggaagaatttcGGGAGGCCAAGCCTCGCTCCCTCCGCTTCACGTGGAGTATGAAGACCACGAGCTCCATGGAGCCCAACGAGATGATGCGGGAGATCCGCAAGGTGCTGGACGCGAACAGCTGCCAGAGCGAGCTGCATGAGAAGTACATGCTGCTGTGCATGCACGGCACGCCGGGCCACGAGGACTTCGTGCAGTGGGAGATGGAGGTGTGCAAACTGCCGCGGCTCTCTCTCAACGGGGTTCGATTTAAGCGGATATCGGGCACCTCCATGGCCTTCAAAAACATTGCCTCCAAAATAGCCAACGAGCTGAAGCTTTAA
- the MARK2 gene encoding serine/threonine-protein kinase MARK2 isoform X7, whose translation MSSARTHLPTLNERDTEQPTLGHLDSKPSSKSNMIRGRNSATSADEQPHIGNYRLLKTIGKGNFAKVKLARHILTGKEVAVKIIDKTQLNSSSLQKLFREVRIMKVLNHPNIVKLFEVIETEKTLYLVMEYASGGEVFDYLVAHGRMKEKEARAKFRQIVSAVQYCHQKFIVHRDLKAENLLLDADMNIKIADFGFSNEFTFGNKLDTFCGSPPYAAPELFQGKKYDGPEVDVWSLGVILYTLVSGSLPFDGQNLKELRERVLRGKYRIPFYMSTDCENLLKKFLILNPSKRGTLEQIMKDRWMNVGHEDDELKPYVEPLPDYKDPRRTELMVSMGYTREEIQDSLVGQRYNEVMATYLLLGYKSSELEGDTITLKPRPSADLTNSSAPSPSHKVQRSVSANPKQRRFSDQAGPAIPTSNSYSKKTQSNNAENKRPEEDRESGRKASSTAKVPASPLPGLERKKTTPTPSTNSVLSTSTNRSRNSPLLERASLGQASIQNGKDSLTMPGSRASTASASAAVSAARPRQHQKSMSASVHPNKASGLPPTESNCEVPRPSTAPQRVPVASPSAHNISSSGGAPDRTNFPRGVSSRSTFHAGQLRQVRDQQNLPYGVTPASPSGHSQGRRGASGSIFSKFTSKFVRRPHVVGSGGNDKEKEEFREAKPRSLRFTWSMKTTSSMEPNEMMREIRKVLDANSCQSELHEKYMLLCMHGTPGHEDFVQWEMEVCKLPRLSLNGVRFKRISGTSMAFKNIASKIANELKL comes from the exons CCCACCTTGGGACACCTTGACTCCAAGCCCAGCAGTAAGTCCAACATGATTCGGGGCCGCAACTCAGCCACCTCTGCTGATGAGCAGCCCCACATTGGAAACTACCGGCTCCTCAAGACCATTGGCAAGGGTAATTTTGCCAAGGTGAAGTTGGCCCGACACATCCTGACTGGGAAAGAG GTAGCTGTGAAGATCATTGACAAGACTCAACTGAactcctccagcctccagaaa CTATTCCGCGAAGTAAGAATAATGAAGGTTTTGAATCATCCCAACATAG TTAAATTATTTGAAGTGATTGAGACTGAGAAAACGCTCTACCTTGTCATGGAGTACGCTAGTGGCG GAGAGGTATTTGATTACCTAGTGGCTCATGGcaggatgaaagaaaaagaggctcGAGCCAAATTCCGCCAG atAGTGTCTGCTGTGCAGTACTGTCACCAGAAGTTTATTGTTCATAGAGACTTAAAG GCAGAAAACCTGCTCTTGGATGCTGATATGAACATCAAGATTGCAGACTTTGGCTTCAGCAATGAATTCACCTTTGGGAACAAGCTGGACACCTTCTGTGGCAGTCCCCCTTATGCTGCTCCAGAACTCTTCCAGGGCAAAAAATATGATGGACCCGAGGTGGATGTGTGGAGCCTAGGAGTTATCCTCTATACACTGGTCAGCGGATCCCTGCCTTTTGATGGACAGAACCTCAAG GAGCTGCGGGAACGGGTACTGAGGGGAAAATACCGTATTCCATTCTACATGTCCACGGACTGTGAAAACCTGCTTAAGAAATTTCTCATTCTTAATCCCAGCAAGAGAGGCACTTTAGAG CAAATCATGAAAGATCGATGGATGAATGTGGGTCACGAAGATGATGAACTAAAGCCTTATGTGGAGCCACTCCCTGACTACAAGGACCCCCGGCGGACAG AGCTGATGGTGTCCATGGGTTATACACGGGAAGAGATCCAGGACTCGCTGGTGGGCCAGAGATACAACGAGGTGATGGCCACCTATCtgctcctgggctacaagagcTCCGAG ctGGAAGGCGACACCATCACCCTGAAACCCCGGCCTTCAGCTGATCTGACCAATAGCAGCGCCCCATCCCCATCCCACAAGGTACAGCGCAGCGTGTCGGCCAATCCCAAGCAGCGGCGCTTCAGCGACCAGG CTGGTCCTGCCATTCCCACCTCTAATTCTTACTCTAAGAAGACTCAGAGTAACAACGCAGAAAATAAGCGGCCTGAGGAGGACCGGGAGTCAGGGCGGAAAGCCAGCAGCACAGCCAAGGTGCCTGCCAGCCCCCTGCCCGGTCTGGAGAGGAAGAAGACCACCCCAACCCCCTCCACG AACAGCGTCCTCTCCACCAGCACAAATCGAAGCAGGAATTCCCCACTTTTGGAGCGGGCCAGCCTCGGCCAGGCCTCCATCCAGAATGGTAAAGACAG CCTAACCATGCCAGGGTCCCGGGCCTCCACGGCTTCTGCTTCTGCCGCAGTCTCTGCGGCCCGGCCCCGCCAGCACCAGAAATCCATGTCGGCCTCCGTGCACCCCAACAAGGCCTCTGGGCTGCCCCCCACGGAGAGTAACTGTGAGGTGCCGCGGCCCAG CACAGCCCCCCAGCGTGTCCCTGTTGCCTCCCCATCCGCCCACAACATCAGCAGCAGTGGTGGAGCCCCAGACCGAACTAATTTCCCCCGGGGTGTGTCCAGCCGAAGCACCTTCCATGCTGGGCAGCTCCGACAGGTGCGGGACCAGCAGAATTTGCCCTACGGTGTGACCCCAGCCTCTCCCTCTGGCCACAGCCAGGGCCGGCGGGGGGCCTCTGGGAGCATCTTCAGCAAGTTCACCTCCAAGTTTGTACGCAG ACCTCACGTGGTGGGCAGTGGCGGCAAcgacaaagaaaaggaagaatttcGGGAGGCCAAGCCTCGCTCCCTCCGCTTCACGTGGAGTATGAAGACCACGAGCTCCATGGAGCCCAACGAGATGATGCGGGAGATCCGCAAGGTGCTGGACGCGAACAGCTGCCAGAGCGAGCTGCATGAGAAGTACATGCTGCTGTGCATGCACGGCACGCCGGGCCACGAGGACTTCGTGCAGTGGGAGATGGAGGTGTGCAAACTGCCGCGGCTCTCTCTCAACGGGGTTCGATTTAAGCGGATATCGGGCACCTCCATGGCCTTCAAAAACATTGCCTCCAAAATAGCCAACGAGCTGAAGCTTTAA
- the MARK2 gene encoding serine/threonine-protein kinase MARK2 isoform X4 → MSSARTHLPTLNERDTEQPTLGHLDSKPSSKSNMIRGRNSATSADEQPHIGNYRLLKTIGKGNFAKVKLARHILTGKEVAVKIIDKTQLNSSSLQKLFREVRIMKVLNHPNIVKLFEVIETEKTLYLVMEYASGGEVFDYLVAHGRMKEKEARAKFRQIVSAVQYCHQKFIVHRDLKAENLLLDADMNIKIADFGFSNEFTFGNKLDTFCGSPPYAAPELFQGKKYDGPEVDVWSLGVILYTLVSGSLPFDGQNLKELRERVLRGKYRIPFYMSTDCENLLKKFLILNPSKRGTLEQIMKDRWMNVGHEDDELKPYVEPLPDYKDPRRTELMVSMGYTREEIQDSLVGQRYNEVMATYLLLGYKSSELEGDTITLKPRPSADLTNSSAPSPSHKVQRSVSANPKQRRFSDQAGPAIPTSNSYSKKTQSNNAENKRPEEDRESGRKASSTAKVPASPLPGLERKKTTPTPSTNSVLSTSTNRSRNSPLLERASLGQASIQNGKDSLTMPGSRASTASASAAVSAARPRQHQKSMSASVHPNKASGLPPTESNCEVPRPSTAPQRVPVASPSAHNISSSGGAPDRTNFPRGVSSRSTFHAGQLRQVRDQQNLPYGVTPASPSGHSQGRRGASGSIFSKFTSKFVRRNLNEPESKDRVETLRPHVVGSGGNDKEKEEFREAKPRSLRFTWSMKTTSSMEPNEMMREIRKVLDANSCQSELHEKYMLLCMHGTPGHEDFVQWEMEVCKLPRLSLNGVRFKRISGTSMAFKNIASKIANELKL, encoded by the exons CCCACCTTGGGACACCTTGACTCCAAGCCCAGCAGTAAGTCCAACATGATTCGGGGCCGCAACTCAGCCACCTCTGCTGATGAGCAGCCCCACATTGGAAACTACCGGCTCCTCAAGACCATTGGCAAGGGTAATTTTGCCAAGGTGAAGTTGGCCCGACACATCCTGACTGGGAAAGAG GTAGCTGTGAAGATCATTGACAAGACTCAACTGAactcctccagcctccagaaa CTATTCCGCGAAGTAAGAATAATGAAGGTTTTGAATCATCCCAACATAG TTAAATTATTTGAAGTGATTGAGACTGAGAAAACGCTCTACCTTGTCATGGAGTACGCTAGTGGCG GAGAGGTATTTGATTACCTAGTGGCTCATGGcaggatgaaagaaaaagaggctcGAGCCAAATTCCGCCAG atAGTGTCTGCTGTGCAGTACTGTCACCAGAAGTTTATTGTTCATAGAGACTTAAAG GCAGAAAACCTGCTCTTGGATGCTGATATGAACATCAAGATTGCAGACTTTGGCTTCAGCAATGAATTCACCTTTGGGAACAAGCTGGACACCTTCTGTGGCAGTCCCCCTTATGCTGCTCCAGAACTCTTCCAGGGCAAAAAATATGATGGACCCGAGGTGGATGTGTGGAGCCTAGGAGTTATCCTCTATACACTGGTCAGCGGATCCCTGCCTTTTGATGGACAGAACCTCAAG GAGCTGCGGGAACGGGTACTGAGGGGAAAATACCGTATTCCATTCTACATGTCCACGGACTGTGAAAACCTGCTTAAGAAATTTCTCATTCTTAATCCCAGCAAGAGAGGCACTTTAGAG CAAATCATGAAAGATCGATGGATGAATGTGGGTCACGAAGATGATGAACTAAAGCCTTATGTGGAGCCACTCCCTGACTACAAGGACCCCCGGCGGACAG AGCTGATGGTGTCCATGGGTTATACACGGGAAGAGATCCAGGACTCGCTGGTGGGCCAGAGATACAACGAGGTGATGGCCACCTATCtgctcctgggctacaagagcTCCGAG ctGGAAGGCGACACCATCACCCTGAAACCCCGGCCTTCAGCTGATCTGACCAATAGCAGCGCCCCATCCCCATCCCACAAGGTACAGCGCAGCGTGTCGGCCAATCCCAAGCAGCGGCGCTTCAGCGACCAGG CTGGTCCTGCCATTCCCACCTCTAATTCTTACTCTAAGAAGACTCAGAGTAACAACGCAGAAAATAAGCGGCCTGAGGAGGACCGGGAGTCAGGGCGGAAAGCCAGCAGCACAGCCAAGGTGCCTGCCAGCCCCCTGCCCGGTCTGGAGAGGAAGAAGACCACCCCAACCCCCTCCACG AACAGCGTCCTCTCCACCAGCACAAATCGAAGCAGGAATTCCCCACTTTTGGAGCGGGCCAGCCTCGGCCAGGCCTCCATCCAGAATGGTAAAGACAG CCTAACCATGCCAGGGTCCCGGGCCTCCACGGCTTCTGCTTCTGCCGCAGTCTCTGCGGCCCGGCCCCGCCAGCACCAGAAATCCATGTCGGCCTCCGTGCACCCCAACAAGGCCTCTGGGCTGCCCCCCACGGAGAGTAACTGTGAGGTGCCGCGGCCCAG CACAGCCCCCCAGCGTGTCCCTGTTGCCTCCCCATCCGCCCACAACATCAGCAGCAGTGGTGGAGCCCCAGACCGAACTAATTTCCCCCGGGGTGTGTCCAGCCGAAGCACCTTCCATGCTGGGCAGCTCCGACAGGTGCGGGACCAGCAGAATTTGCCCTACGGTGTGACCCCAGCCTCTCCCTCTGGCCACAGCCAGGGCCGGCGGGGGGCCTCTGGGAGCATCTTCAGCAAGTTCACCTCCAAGTTTGTACGCAG gaacctgaaTGAACCTGAAAGCAAAGACCGAGTGGAGACGCTCAG ACCTCACGTGGTGGGCAGTGGCGGCAAcgacaaagaaaaggaagaatttcGGGAGGCCAAGCCTCGCTCCCTCCGCTTCACGTGGAGTATGAAGACCACGAGCTCCATGGAGCCCAACGAGATGATGCGGGAGATCCGCAAGGTGCTGGACGCGAACAGCTGCCAGAGCGAGCTGCATGAGAAGTACATGCTGCTGTGCATGCACGGCACGCCGGGCCACGAGGACTTCGTGCAGTGGGAGATGGAGGTGTGCAAACTGCCGCGGCTCTCTCTCAACGGGGTTCGATTTAAGCGGATATCGGGCACCTCCATGGCCTTCAAAAACATTGCCTCCAAAATAGCCAACGAGCTGAAGCTTTAA
- the MARK2 gene encoding serine/threonine-protein kinase MARK2 isoform X10: protein MSSARTHLPTLNERDTEQPTLGHLDSKPSSKSNMIRGRNSATSADEQPHIGNYRLLKTIGKGNFAKVKLARHILTGKEVAVKIIDKTQLNSSSLQKLFREVRIMKVLNHPNIVKLFEVIETEKTLYLVMEYASGGEVFDYLVAHGRMKEKEARAKFRQIVSAVQYCHQKFIVHRDLKAENLLLDADMNIKIADFGFSNEFTFGNKLDTFCGSPPYAAPELFQGKKYDGPEVDVWSLGVILYTLVSGSLPFDGQNLKELRERVLRGKYRIPFYMSTDCENLLKKFLILNPSKRGTLEQIMKDRWMNVGHEDDELKPYVEPLPDYKDPRRTELMVSMGYTREEIQDSLVGQRYNEVMATYLLLGYKSSELEGDTITLKPRPSADLTNSSAPSPSHKVQRSVSANPKQRRFSDQAGPAIPTSNSYSKKTQSNNAENKRPEEDRESGRKASSTAKVPASPLPGLERKKTTPTPSTNSVLSTSTNRSRNSPLLERASLGQASIQNGKDSTAPQRVPVASPSAHNISSSGGAPDRTNFPRGVSSRSTFHAGQLRQVRDQQNLPYGVTPASPSGHSQGRRGASGSIFSKFTSKFVRRNLNEPESKDRVETLRPHVVGSGGNDKEKEEFREAKPRSLRFTWSMKTTSSMEPNEMMREIRKVLDANSCQSELHEKYMLLCMHGTPGHEDFVQWEMEVCKLPRLSLNGVRFKRISGTSMAFKNIASKIANELKL from the exons CCCACCTTGGGACACCTTGACTCCAAGCCCAGCAGTAAGTCCAACATGATTCGGGGCCGCAACTCAGCCACCTCTGCTGATGAGCAGCCCCACATTGGAAACTACCGGCTCCTCAAGACCATTGGCAAGGGTAATTTTGCCAAGGTGAAGTTGGCCCGACACATCCTGACTGGGAAAGAG GTAGCTGTGAAGATCATTGACAAGACTCAACTGAactcctccagcctccagaaa CTATTCCGCGAAGTAAGAATAATGAAGGTTTTGAATCATCCCAACATAG TTAAATTATTTGAAGTGATTGAGACTGAGAAAACGCTCTACCTTGTCATGGAGTACGCTAGTGGCG GAGAGGTATTTGATTACCTAGTGGCTCATGGcaggatgaaagaaaaagaggctcGAGCCAAATTCCGCCAG atAGTGTCTGCTGTGCAGTACTGTCACCAGAAGTTTATTGTTCATAGAGACTTAAAG GCAGAAAACCTGCTCTTGGATGCTGATATGAACATCAAGATTGCAGACTTTGGCTTCAGCAATGAATTCACCTTTGGGAACAAGCTGGACACCTTCTGTGGCAGTCCCCCTTATGCTGCTCCAGAACTCTTCCAGGGCAAAAAATATGATGGACCCGAGGTGGATGTGTGGAGCCTAGGAGTTATCCTCTATACACTGGTCAGCGGATCCCTGCCTTTTGATGGACAGAACCTCAAG GAGCTGCGGGAACGGGTACTGAGGGGAAAATACCGTATTCCATTCTACATGTCCACGGACTGTGAAAACCTGCTTAAGAAATTTCTCATTCTTAATCCCAGCAAGAGAGGCACTTTAGAG CAAATCATGAAAGATCGATGGATGAATGTGGGTCACGAAGATGATGAACTAAAGCCTTATGTGGAGCCACTCCCTGACTACAAGGACCCCCGGCGGACAG AGCTGATGGTGTCCATGGGTTATACACGGGAAGAGATCCAGGACTCGCTGGTGGGCCAGAGATACAACGAGGTGATGGCCACCTATCtgctcctgggctacaagagcTCCGAG ctGGAAGGCGACACCATCACCCTGAAACCCCGGCCTTCAGCTGATCTGACCAATAGCAGCGCCCCATCCCCATCCCACAAGGTACAGCGCAGCGTGTCGGCCAATCCCAAGCAGCGGCGCTTCAGCGACCAGG CTGGTCCTGCCATTCCCACCTCTAATTCTTACTCTAAGAAGACTCAGAGTAACAACGCAGAAAATAAGCGGCCTGAGGAGGACCGGGAGTCAGGGCGGAAAGCCAGCAGCACAGCCAAGGTGCCTGCCAGCCCCCTGCCCGGTCTGGAGAGGAAGAAGACCACCCCAACCCCCTCCACG AACAGCGTCCTCTCCACCAGCACAAATCGAAGCAGGAATTCCCCACTTTTGGAGCGGGCCAGCCTCGGCCAGGCCTCCATCCAGAATGGTAAAGACAG CACAGCCCCCCAGCGTGTCCCTGTTGCCTCCCCATCCGCCCACAACATCAGCAGCAGTGGTGGAGCCCCAGACCGAACTAATTTCCCCCGGGGTGTGTCCAGCCGAAGCACCTTCCATGCTGGGCAGCTCCGACAGGTGCGGGACCAGCAGAATTTGCCCTACGGTGTGACCCCAGCCTCTCCCTCTGGCCACAGCCAGGGCCGGCGGGGGGCCTCTGGGAGCATCTTCAGCAAGTTCACCTCCAAGTTTGTACGCAG gaacctgaaTGAACCTGAAAGCAAAGACCGAGTGGAGACGCTCAG ACCTCACGTGGTGGGCAGTGGCGGCAAcgacaaagaaaaggaagaatttcGGGAGGCCAAGCCTCGCTCCCTCCGCTTCACGTGGAGTATGAAGACCACGAGCTCCATGGAGCCCAACGAGATGATGCGGGAGATCCGCAAGGTGCTGGACGCGAACAGCTGCCAGAGCGAGCTGCATGAGAAGTACATGCTGCTGTGCATGCACGGCACGCCGGGCCACGAGGACTTCGTGCAGTGGGAGATGGAGGTGTGCAAACTGCCGCGGCTCTCTCTCAACGGGGTTCGATTTAAGCGGATATCGGGCACCTCCATGGCCTTCAAAAACATTGCCTCCAAAATAGCCAACGAGCTGAAGCTTTAA